ATTACCTTTGGAGTTTCGGGTTCCTATTTTCATTACGATTATGATCTGGCCTACACCAAGGGATCGATATTCTCTAATTTCAATTTCAGAAAAAATCCCCGCAGCACGGTCAGCAGGAGCATAGGTTTATCTTACAATTACCTGGAAAGAGACCTGAGCCCAGCGATGGTTGCCAACAGAGATTATGGCAAATATAACCTCTGGAGTGCTGGATATGGCTACAGTGACAGCCAGATGATTCATGAGAAAAGTTTAAGCCTGAGCACTCAGGGTATGGAAGATTTCAATAAAATTACTGCTGAAGGATTTTACAGGTGGGAATTTGCGCCTAAGCAAAAATTAAGTCTCAGACTTTTTGCAGGCTATTTTATAAAAAATGACACCCGGAATAATATGTTCAATTATGGTATTTCGAGGGTATCAAATTATTCCTTCTCGTACAATCTTTTGGGTGAAAGTGCCAGCAGCGGACTTTTATCCCAACAGTTTATCCTTGCAGACGGAGGTTTCAAATCTTTTATTCCCGGTTCAGTCAATCAATGGATCACGTCTTTTAATATAGATTCAAGTGTCTGGAAGATATTCCATGTGTATGCAGATGCAGGGATCTATAAAAACAAAAACCGCCCTGCAGAGTTTATCTGGGACAGTGGTATTAAAGTAAAGCTGATTCCTGATTTCCTGGAAATCTATTTCCCCATTCAATCATCATTAGGTTTTGAACCTTCCTTTAAGGATTATGCCAAGCGTATCAGATATACTTTGATTCTCAACCTGGGAGCAGTTATTAATGCGGCCAGGAGAGGTTGGTATTAAATAAAAAAACAGCTGCATTAAGCAACTGTTTCTTATTAATCTGTTATCTTGAAAACTAACTTTTAAATTCTTTTTTGAAACAGAGTCTATTCTGATTTGGACAAAGCCTCTGGTAATAAATTAATATCAAAAACAGTACCACACAAATATTATATTCTTAAAATATAATTAAAAAACGAAATAAAATCAATATAGCTGTAATTTTAAATAAAGAAGAAACTATAAATGATTTCAAAAAAAGCTCCGGGCATTTCTTCGAAATGCCCGGAGCTTTATACTATTCTTAAAATGACTAAAAATTACTCTTTCAAGATTTTTTGAGATACAGGTTCATTATTTACTGTTCCTGTTACAATGTAGTTTCCTTTTGCTAAATCAGATACTTCTACAGTTTCGTTTTCTTTTACAGAAAGAGACTTTACAACTTGTCCGAACATATTAAAGATTTTGACATCTTTACAGTTTTTTGCAAAATTGATTTCCGATTTTACCAAAGTATTTTTTACCAAGCTGAATTTTGATGCTGAGAAATCAACTGTAGATAGAGACCCATTCTGAATTAAAGAAAACTCATCAAAGCTGGCAGTTGAGTTATTATAAGCACGCACTTGTAATTGGAACTGAACGGCTGTTGCAGGAGAAGTAAAGGTTACGGTTTTTTGAGTCCAGACACCTACTTTAGCTAAATAACCGCTATTATTTCTCAATGGATCTGTTGCAGGATCAGTAGTTAAATATACCGGAGCATCAGAAACATTTAAAAAACAAGACCAAAGTCTGGCGCCATTTCCACTACCAACAGACTTATACCAAAAACTAACCACATATTGAGTACTGGCACTGATAGGAATATTTTGATAAAATCCCGTTGTTGCTGTTGCTACATATTTAGCATAATTTGCACCTTGATAGGGGGTATCCGTTTCTGCAGTTGGCAAAGTATAACCGTTTCCAGTACCAGCTGCCCAGCTAGTAAGTCCATTTTCAAAACCTGGGTTCTGAACTAAATTTTGAGAAAATCCCAAAATACATGAAGTAACTCCTAAAATAGTAAAGATTTTTTTCATTATAAAAAGTTTTAAATTTTAATGAGATAAAAATACAAAAAAACCTTAACCATATTAAAATGAGGGGATATAATTAACAATTAATTAAAGTTAACTTTTTATTAATCAGCTAAAAACTAGCTCTATCACTAGGATATTGGCGTATATGATAAATCCCGTTGTAAAGATTTACGATAGTAAAAAATCGGTTAAAAAAAAGT
The Chryseobacterium sp. W4I1 DNA segment above includes these coding regions:
- a CDS encoding T9SS type A sorting domain-containing protein, with amino-acid sequence MKKIFTILGVTSCILGFSQNLVQNPGFENGLTSWAAGTGNGYTLPTAETDTPYQGANYAKYVATATTGFYQNIPISASTQYVVSFWYKSVGSGNGARLWSCFLNVSDAPVYLTTDPATDPLRNNSGYLAKVGVWTQKTVTFTSPATAVQFQLQVRAYNNSTASFDEFSLIQNGSLSTVDFSASKFSLVKNTLVKSEINFAKNCKDVKIFNMFGQVVKSLSVKENETVEVSDLAKGNYIVTGTVNNEPVSQKILKE